In the genome of Ammospiza nelsoni isolate bAmmNel1 chromosome 28, bAmmNel1.pri, whole genome shotgun sequence, the window TTGCTAGCCAGAACAATATTTCATATTGTTCTTCCAGAAatgagaaaaggggaaaatttcccccccacacacaaaaaaaggatATTACTCATTGTTTATATTTCTCTAACTCCTCAGTGATTAGCGTGGTGTAACTTAAATGCAGATCTGCTTGGTACTCACAACTTATGCACGGGCAAATTTCTGCCAGAGAAGGCTccaaagaggaagagagagaaggaacaTTGCAAACCACAAATTGTGATGCGCCATCTATTTAATGAGCAAGaagtggaatttaaaaaaaaaaatacagcaaaagaaagcagaagggTTCAATACAGAAGGGTTGAATACGAATTAAAATTCATCACCCATTTCCAGGCAGTGCTTTACAGCTGGACTCCCAGCGACAATCGAGTGACATTTTTCACCTCCCTGATTGCACAGAAAGGCATCAAATGGGGAAAGCCAAGCTCCTGCAGCGCCGGGAGCTCAGGGCAAAGCTGCGGGGGTCAGCAAGCGGGTGGGCACGGGCTCAGTCCTGCATCCGATCGCGCTTTCCTGCATCCGATCGCCTTTCCATCTCCTGCTCATCCCTTCCCGCGGCTCCCTCAGGGCCCGCAGCGGTTGGAGCGCCGGTAGGACCTCCCATAGAGCCCCCCCAAACCCGAGTACCCCAAACTGCCGAGCCCCGAGGAGCTGCCCGAGTTGATGGGCACTCCCCCGGCGCTCAGAGCATCCCCGACGGCCGCGGATGCCGAGGATCCCACGGCGGtgttctgggggaaggagctgaggatgggtCCGGGCAGGGTGACCACCACGGGAGAGGGTTGGATCACGTAGGTGGAGTCCTGGCATTGCCGGACACAGGGCTCGTTGCAGCTGTTGGCCAGCGGCGTGGGGCCGCAGGAGTTTGGGGCGCAGAGGTCGTAGCAGGACATGGCTGTGGGGTGAGAGTCTGGAAGGCAGCGAGTTCTGGAATGCAAGGAGCGAGGTGTAATTAGCCGCGTAATTAAGCTGTTGTGGTGATGGAGAGCGCGAGGAGCGCGTGGGGAGTGGAAGGAAGGGTTGGTCTGGGGTTGAAAGGGGATTTCGGTGAAGTTCAGAGCTCTCTACACCACAAAGGgcagctccacctcctcctgaGCGACTCTGtgctctctcctttccctcctgcagccctgaaaTAAGCGGGGAGGTGAGGGAGCAGGCAGTCAGGAAAGCAAGGAGAAACTGCGCcccaaaacagagagaaaaataaaaaataaaaatataaaattaaaaaataaaaaaacccaaaacaaaacaacaacaacaaaaaaaaccaaacaaacaaacaaaaaacaaccgaacaaaaaaaaaaacaccaaaaaaaccaaaaccaaaactaaacaacaacaaaaaaaatcctcatcaAGTAAAAATGAGGAGCAGAAATTTCACCGTGAGGCCTTGGCACAGGTAGCTCTGAGCAAGGGAGTTCAGGGAATCTCCCTCTGGACACATTTAGACACTCGTGCCCAGGAGTTTCCCTCTCCAGAGTCgttccaaaccctcctggaggctttcctgtgccacctgccccaggagatctccagaggtcccttccaaccgCGAATATTTTGTGATTCCATCCCGAGAGCCAAAAGCTCTGCACAGATTCCTCACATCCGCTCCCAGGtctgagcagggctcaggcagagCTCGGAACTTCTTGGAATGGAAAGATTTGGGTGACGCAAATGAAAAAATCCGGGCTCAGCATAGGAACGACCTCCACCCTTCACAGAATGTCCCTCCCTGGAGAAAAAGCTGCTTCGAAGTCTCCCCAGCAATTTTAAAGAGCGCAAACCTcgaaaaataaaacacaaagacagcaacaatgcaaagaaaatgggaagaagaTCAGACTTACCCTTTCCTCCAGGGAGAAGAAGGCCAAGAGTGGTTGTAGCTCCTCAGACCGGGCTGGTTTTATACCCTGGCCCAGAGAGCCCGAGGACCTGGGACACAAATTGTGTGTGTAGCTCATTAGCAGCCAATTGCTAACGATTCCTCATATGCAAAGTACCCCTGGCTGGGGATTtacttttcctctctgtttgtGTTTCTTGCCTGGATTTCGTTTCCTCCCTGTAATGCATGCATTCCTCCGGTGAGGTTTCTTTTATCCTCAAACCTTACGAGCCCGGTTAACTCCTGATCAGAGGCTGATTCATCTGGGTTACTCAGGAAATTGTTTTGCATCCCAAGGAACCATGAAAAGGATGAATGAAACCATCGGGAAAGGTGCAGTGACCTTCCCTGTGAAATCCCTTTCCCCCTGCATGGAGGGCACAAGTTTTTGGCACACCTCGTTGTGAAAAGGGCAGAAATTCCTATTTCTGCCTCAGTGTTTCACCAAATTCCTCTCAAACAGAAGgaaatacacaaaaaataaaggaaaataaaatcattagAAAGCATTTAGATTAAACTTCCCCTCTCTCAAAGGTACTGAGAAATGGATTATTTGAGggaacagattttattttcttgactCAGCAGAAAGCATGAAAGAGGAGCATCATCTGATCTATTCCTTTATTATGAAACCACCACGCTCCCATGATGGAATCTGAGACACAATTTGGGAACTGAGTGTCCAAGTCCTTCATCTCAGGAGTCTCCAGGCTGGGTTTTCTCCCTACATTAAACCAGGACAGCGATTGAGGTCATCTGGAGGATGcctgggaatttggggctgCTCAAAGCCTTGCCCAAGCTCATCTTTGGGGTCATCAAAGACGCCAAAGCCTTTTACATCTGCCACTAAATTATTACTTTCCCCTGCTGGGCTTCGCACCATTATGCAAAATTGTTCCCCAAATGAATAGCAGTTATTTAGAGACGTTTGTAATGTTcctgttccttttttccttctttgaaaGGCAATTCTGGCTTTCACTTTGCACGTCTCACAGATCACCTCAGCTTGCAGCAATTCCAGTTCCTTTTCAAAGGCAATTTCCAGATTAAAAAGTAATCGCAGACAATGCCGGAGCAGACTGGAGGGCAGGGCCAAGCATTCCAAGCTCTCGTGGTGCTTAATCTCCGAGGCAGAGACAGGCAAATCAGCACCGAACTGGGAGTATCTGCCCCAACATCTCCTGGGAAATAAACGCTGGTTGGAGACTTCTGAAGAGCAGAAGTCTTCAAAGTTCCCCAAACATTTCCCTGGACCACTCAGACATGCAAATGGGGGACGATCAGCAAATGGGCAGGGAAGGACTCTTTGAACATGACCAGGGGTTCAAAGGGGTGGCCAAGATTCCTGATGGATTCCACAAAACTTCCCCACCAGCTCCAATCCTTCCACCTTGTCCTTGAAATACAAATGAGAATTTGCATCAACTCAGTCACTGGGTGTCCCCAGTTTGGGATGACCCAAAATGATGACACGATGTCTGGAAACTCTCCTGTCCTTCAAGATTGACCAGACCTTCCCAAAGTTCTTGTTGCATgcacagaaatgttaaaaaaattggttgtccagagaagctgtggctgccccatccctggaagtgtccaaggccaggttggacagggcttggaacaccctgggatagtggaaggtgtccctgcccatggtttagattatttttaaggccccttcccacccaaacaattccatgattccctgaCTTTCCTTTATAACGATAATTATCTATCAATTCCAAGACCAGCTTGTGGTTTGAAAGCCAACTCATCCAAAGCTACAGAGAAGATAAAAAGAGCCCAAATTCCATTTCTGAAGGTGATCCTAAGTCCAGCTTGTCTGGATGGCTCCATCTTCTCCTCCCAGGAGCTGAGAGCTTTTGGGATGCTGCTCCTGGGAAGATTACAAGGAGCAGCGATCTGAAATCTCCTGGACACTTATCACGGCTGGCATTGCACACTCAGGACTCCAATTAAAACTCGCTACCacaccaggggctgctcccaggtGTGTGTCCAAAATGCCAGAAGTCCTAAACAAATGGGATTTTGACTCACCCCCACTTTGGGAGGTAGAGTTGGCACGATGGAGCCAGGAATATTTAATGGATGCAAAGCAGGGAGATGAAAGCGGCCTCACGGGTCGTGGGTTTCATCCGCGGCCAGGAAAAACCATCATGAACATAAACAGTAAACAAACCAATTTCCCTGCTGGGAACCCGGCCAAATGCAAAGCAAACCCACAGCTTCTGCGGGGACTGGGTAATAAAAGGTGCAGGAATGTCTGGGATCCTCCAGGCAGCCCCAGAAAGCCATAAAAGCTCTGGAGAGCCCTCCTGcctcttcccttctccccataaacccaggagatgctgcagctctggcctcAGCTCCACAGAATTTGGTGCTGAAAGGGATTTTTGctgacaaaaaatatttctgaaaaaataatggcattttttatttctgtaggaCCAAGACGTTCAGGAGAAATACTTCCCTGTGGAAAACATTCTAACAGGATATTCCCActccttttctgcagcagtGAATAAATCACTTTCTAAGTGACTGCAAACCCATCCAGATTTCCCTCAGAATTGTGCTTTACTGGTTGCCACACCAGGTTTTAACCCAAAAGGTGATTTGGGACAGGAATGAAGGGGGAACTGGTGCTTGAGGGTCATATTTTATTCTGATGTGATTTCTGAATGTTTGGAGGAAATATCCCAAATTTGATGGGAGTTTTTTTGCAATCTGGGAAGGGATTTGGTTCAATTAATGAGAAGGGAGTTGCAAGGgtaaggaaattaattttgttatgAGAAATATCCACCTGAACCTGTCCAAGGCACCTTCTCAGCAGTGCCTCAGTCACAGCACTTTGGAGCCATTGGACTTCTTAGAATTCATCACCTTTGATCAGGGAATAGCTTCAGTTGAGATggcaaaaaatattaaattaaacatttaatCCAGACCAAGCTCGTCCTGTAATAGAACATCAAACTGACAGCTTTCCACTGTCTTCTggtgtttattaaaaaaaccacctgcttaaaattattaattcttTCATTTACCTCCTTTAATTTCATTCTGCTAATGACTGCAGTTGGCAGAAGCTCAGCAGCATCTTTAATTACAGTTCAGCCTCATTCTGGACAGGCAGACAAAGACTCCAAGTGAGACTTTTCAGAGATATCAGACATTTTAAGGGGTGACAGGAGGTTGAGTCACCCAGAGCCCTCAGGGGAAGCTTTCCAAACCTTCTTCCTTCAGGGTGTCTAAACCACACCTTAGTCCCAATCCAGGAGGAGCAAAGCCACGCCTGATAAAGCTCAGCTCTGTTTTAAGAAACCCTAAGAGAGGATTGGAActaaaaattctttaaatttaAGTCCTTTAATCTCCCTGTCCCAGACTTGCTTCCCAACCCAGCAAATTCCAAAGGGAGAAACACTCCCCATCCTTCTGCGCCTCAccaggggctgagctcagctgccAGGAGATGCTGCACCCCAAAAAGGATGCCCCAAttgctgcttctctccctctACAATTCCCTTAGGAATCTCAGCTGAGCGCCcttcttttaaaacatttttccagaGTATCGCATCTTTAAAAATTCCCTGTTTATGTCCCAGCAGGAGGCACCCATTGCAGAGTCCCTTTCTGCCTTTAGgcttggttttaaaagttttccACCACTGGAATCGGACTCGTTCTCCTTTGAAATTATTTGCGTGGTGTTTTCTGGAAGTGGGGACTTCCAAAGGCACTGGAaaaggggctgggagagcaaaGAAGGCCAGGCAGACTCGGAGGGTGATGCAACACGAATTTAATGGGttgaggaagggaaggaagcaaCGAAAAAGTCAGCAGTACATTTCCATGGTTCAGTAAGGACAGAACCCACTCAGACACACTCAGCGAGCGGaaatcttccttcttcatcaACGAACGACCTGTGCTAATCCAGCCATGCACAACAATTGCCAACAATTAATATTTTGCCTATtatcaaatacaaaaaaaaaaccccaacaaaacaaaaaagcaggaCAAGACATTTGATGAGAAACACGAAGTAGAGCACAACAAAAGACAAGCAAAGGCCTGGTTTGGGGAGATGCCAAACTCCCACACCTCCTTTAACTCCAGGCTGGGGGGCATCTCACGTGGCATCCAAAAACCGCGGCCATGAGCTCAGTCCTGCTCCAGGGACGGGTCGGGGTTCAGCATTCCTGGTCTTCTCCTACTGCCTTAGCAGGGCCCATAGAAACCGCTGCGGGAGGCGTTGTAGCGCCGGTAGGGCCGGCTGTAGCCGCTGCCCAGCCCGGGGTAGCCAaagcccccaaaacccccaaagccCAAGGAGCTGCCCCCGGAGTTGATGGGGACTCCCCCGGCACTCAGAGCGCTCCCAACGGCCACGGACGCTGAGGATCCCACGGTGGtgttctgggggaaggagctgaggatgggcccGGGCAGGGTCACCACCACGGGCGAGGGCTGGATGACCACGGTGGAGTCCTGGCACTGCCGGACACAGGGCTCGTTGCAGCTGTTGGCCAGCGGCGTGGGGCCACAGGAGGTTGGGGCACAGAGGTCGTAGCAGGACATGGCTGTGGCCACAGGGAATTCTGGAATACAGGAGCTGAGTTACACCCACGTTTATCAGCAGCTTTCCAGGGGTTCTTTCGGGGTTGGGAATTGGGAAGGAAATTGGATTTTTAATGCTGTTGGTGTTCTGGCCTTAGGTGAATTCTCTTCTTGGGCTGCGGTGGGACGCGGTCACGCGACTGAACAGGCCCAAGGATTCACTGCTGATATTAAAGTGCAGCTTCACAACCTTAAAACTGCCTTGGATCCCCAAACTGAATAAATAACCCTTTAATAAATAACCCATTTAATAAATAACCCATAGCCATTTAGCTAACGTGGCTAATTAATGATTTTTATAACTCGCCACCAACACAAAACTCCTTCTCTGCTATAAAACCCCTTCCTCCCTCTGAGAAGAAATTGCAGCAAGAAGAGTGAGGGAAAAGCTACAAAATCAAGGCTttagaaagagaataaaaggtTCAAACTCACCTTACTCACAAAGGCAAAGGAGGGCAGAGAAGTGGCTGGGAGAGCCAGGAGTTGCTCAGGTTTTTATACCGAGTTTTGAGTTGCCCAACAACTTGGGCCACTCTTTGTGCAAGAAGTGATTTATGGGCCACGACTGATTACAGGGTTTTTTGCCTCAGTATTTGTGTTTTTTACTACTTCGCTTCCTTATCTTGTGGTTTGTCTATCTGACCACAGGGTGCTTTCATCTTAAAATATTCCAGGCTGGGTTCGTTTCTGGGAACACTGCAGGGATTAATTCAGCGGGATTTATTCAGCCTTCAAACCCCTTTGGGATCTGCTTGGTGTCATTAAAGGAGATTAGGCCTCATTTGCATAATGCAGCACCCTCCTCTGCAAGGTAAATCCTGGGGGAATTCATGGAGAATTGCAGGTTTTGGAAGGCAAGCCATGAGTGTTTCCAGCTGTTTTCCACAGGATCCATGAGGTTAGAGACCTCCAGGACCATTGAGTCCGAGGTGTTCCCAACGCCAACCTGGTCACCAGCCCAAGGTCTGCTCACTCCTTGGACACCTCTGGGTGTGGAGAGGCTCTCCGGGAATGgaagaaggaatttttccatggaagaaggaattttttcatggaagaggctgcccagggaggtttggagtccccatccctggaggtgtcccaggaatgAGGGGACATCAAGGGATCAATCACAGGTTGGGATTGGTAATCCcggagctcttttccaaccccAAATCCACGAGCAGTCCTGGATGCAGGGATTAACCCCGAGGTTCTCTGCTGGCACATCCACTCCTGAGACATGCAAATCACATTTAAATTAGGGCTGTCTCTGTGGGGATCCCCTGGGAACAGAAACTCGTTTGGCTTGGGCAGAGCTTCCTGAGGACTTCAAAGTTTATCAGCAGCTTTATTGGAGTGCCACCATGCAAATGTCCCATCCTGGGCACATTTCAGATCCCTGACCTAGATCTGAattcttgtattttatttagTAAGATGTTACAAAGATTTGGGGGTGCAGGGCAGCAATTGGGCTGTGAAATTGATGCCATTGTTTCTATCTGCAGGAATTAcagctgctttattttaaatcaaaaaggaaaagttcaaGGTTCGGCTCAAGCCATCTCATATTTCAGGAGGATTCTCAAAAAAATTCCTTGTCTGTTTTTACCTGAGCTTTCCTCACTATTTCTCAATATTTTAATGAATTAGcagctatttaaaaatatttcctattaTTCTTAATATTTCTAGAAGTTAGTTGAGGAATTAACTTGCATAATGTCATCCACAGTTTCTTTTCATCTTCtaaaaaattttcttcattctttttattCCTCCTTCATCCAAACTTTGCTTGGAAAACATAAAGCACGTTTCAAATCCAGCTGTGAATTTAAAAACAGATCTGGCaacatttcaaatttctttggAGACATCCTTGTAAGCAATTACAATAAATATTGTTCCAACTAAAGCCTTTATTTTATTGTACTCTCAGAACGACTTAATGGCCTGATTTTGAAATGAATTAAAGTGAGCAAATTAAGAGTTCACAGATTTTTGTCATCAAGGCCAGACCTAAATATTCAGATTATAATTAAGACTTTTTGCATAATGTGAGAACATCCTCTTGAGACACCTGTGAGTGACTGAACGTCTGAAAAAAGAGATCTTTAATCAAAATGGAACTGGGAGGTTACTCACAGTCATCCCTGGGTAAAGTCTCCGGGCACAGAGGTGACCCCAAAATCCACGGAGAAGCAGAGGGAATTTCCCTGGCAAGTGCAGCATCTGCAATTCATTTTGAATTGTAATTAATTAGCTCATTATGAAGAATTAGTTCCTCAAAGACTTGGAGCCTCTTGTAAA includes:
- the LOC132085051 gene encoding feather beta keratin-like; protein product: MSCYDLCAPTSCGPTPLANSCNEPCVRQCQDSTVVIQPSPVVVTLPGPILSSFPQNTTVGSSASVAVGSALSAGGVPINSGGSSLGFGGFGGFGYPGLGSGYSRPYRRYNASRSGFYGPC
- the LOC132085052 gene encoding feather beta keratin-like, with amino-acid sequence MSCYDLCAPNSCGPTPLANSCNEPCVRQCQDSTYVIQPSPVVVTLPGPILSSFPQNTAVGSSASAAVGDALSAGGVPINSGSSSGLGSLGYSGLGGLYGRSYRRSNRCGP